The following are encoded in a window of Blattabacterium cuenoti genomic DNA:
- a CDS encoding 4'-phosphopantetheinyl transferase family protein — MLKIPHFHTKIIVFTWDHLKNRFLEKLLIVSEKDKKNFLSLSEKRKKEFLGVRYALRYIGINRNILYNEKRKPFLFPQEKYISFSHSFEKIAIAISSYHIGIDIEKLRKKIIRIKNKFIRKDESIFIHPNYEIDYLHIIWGIKESLYKLEGGIFPSFLDRYKVSPFCIKKDFCISCWIMKDSYSKRFSAFYRKIDDHYLVYIIDMDDDEGMD, encoded by the coding sequence ATGTTAAAAATTCCTCATTTTCATACGAAAATTATCGTTTTTACATGGGATCATTTAAAAAATAGATTTTTGGAAAAATTATTAATTGTTTCGGAGAAAGATAAAAAAAACTTTCTTTCTTTATCCGAAAAACGAAAAAAAGAATTTTTAGGAGTACGCTACGCTCTAAGATATATAGGAATAAATAGGAATATTCTTTACAATGAAAAAAGAAAACCTTTTCTTTTTCCTCAAGAAAAGTATATTTCATTCAGTCATTCTTTTGAAAAAATAGCTATAGCCATTAGCTCCTATCATATAGGTATAGATATAGAAAAATTACGAAAAAAAATAATTAGAATAAAGAATAAATTTATTAGAAAGGATGAATCTATTTTTATCCATCCAAACTACGAAATAGATTATCTACATATCATATGGGGGATTAAAGAAAGTTTATACAAATTAGAGGGAGGGATTTTTCCCAGTTTTTTAGATCGCTATAAAGTTTCTCCTTTTTGCATAAAAAAGGATTTTTGCATATCCTGTTGGATTATGAAAGATTCCTATAGTAAGAGGTTTTCTGCTTTTTACAGAAAAATAGACGATCACTACCTGGTTTATATTATAGATATGGATGATGATGAAGGAATGGATTAA
- a CDS encoding Mrp/NBP35 family ATP-binding protein — MKKKITKALENIFLNKRNIMESGIIKKIDVFQEKIRIYISLSNPTMHMKKKLERDIHQAIKYQNVDKKIQIEMKLDTSEKKKTEIKNIIAIASGKGGVGKSTIATNIAISLVEMGFHVGLLDADIYGPSIPLMFNLEENKTSSCIVQKNGTSIMNPIISYGVKILSLGFFSKSGQAIVWRGPMATKALRQFIHETDWGLLDFLIVDLPPGTGDIHLSLVQEIPLKGIVIVSTPQKISLSDVHRSVGMFRLKSIHVPILGIIENMSFFIPKDSKEKYYLFGKNGVKNFSKKMNIFFLGEIPLLPDIRVSSDLGIPVVLQNESIRKIFIKITKNMVDNLSIVPLS; from the coding sequence ATGAAAAAAAAAATAACGAAAGCATTAGAAAATATATTTCTTAATAAAAGAAATATTATGGAATCTGGAATCATTAAAAAAATAGATGTATTTCAGGAGAAAATACGAATATATATAAGCTTATCCAATCCGACTATGCATATGAAAAAAAAATTAGAAAGAGATATCCACCAGGCTATAAAATATCAAAATGTAGATAAAAAAATACAAATAGAAATGAAATTAGATACTTCTGAAAAAAAAAAAACTGAAATAAAAAATATTATAGCTATAGCTTCAGGAAAAGGAGGTGTGGGAAAATCCACAATAGCAACTAACATCGCGATTTCTTTAGTAGAAATGGGATTTCATGTAGGTTTATTAGATGCAGATATTTATGGTCCTTCTATTCCATTAATGTTCAATTTAGAAGAAAATAAAACATCTTCCTGTATTGTCCAGAAGAATGGAACTTCTATCATGAATCCTATCATTAGTTATGGAGTCAAAATTCTATCTTTAGGTTTTTTTTCAAAATCTGGACAGGCTATTGTTTGGAGGGGACCTATGGCGACTAAAGCCTTAAGACAATTTATTCATGAAACAGATTGGGGGTTATTAGATTTTCTAATTGTAGATTTACCGCCAGGAACAGGAGACATACATTTATCACTTGTGCAGGAAATACCATTAAAAGGAATTGTTATTGTTAGCACTCCTCAGAAAATTTCTTTATCGGATGTGCATAGATCTGTAGGAATGTTTCGTCTGAAATCCATTCATGTCCCCATACTTGGAATCATAGAAAATATGTCTTTTTTTATTCCAAAAGATTCCAAAGAAAAATACTACTTATTTGGAAAAAATGGAGTAAAAAATTTTTCCAAAAAAATGAATATTTTTTTTCTTGGAGAGATTCCTCTGTTACCAGATATACGAGTCTCTTCCGATTTAGGGATTCCTGTCGTTTTACAAAACGAATCTATAAGAAAAATTTTTATAAAAATTACGAAAAATATGGTAGATAATTTATCAATCGTCCCCCTTTCCTAG
- a CDS encoding purine-nucleoside phosphorylase has product MSMTLEEKSTKYIQKKIKEKPEFGIILLGNQFHPLVQEIKNPICIPYEEIPNFTKVYGKFISGDIEGKKVLFLIEPFSSYYEDEEEYTPFPLVMCKNMGIDKLILINISGGVNPNYKTGDVMFVKDHINLFPESPNMKKFMKNNFLGITEPYDQKMLEMAENIAMNHNIIIQKGVYVAYPYPHYKTHAEYAMIRSMGGDSVGMSNIVSSVITARCMDLRVFAISIMMGLSEQKESSESIHLMKSFFQETEKSIPLLILIVKEFIKLCF; this is encoded by the coding sequence ATGTCAATGACTTTAGAAGAAAAATCCACAAAATATATACAAAAAAAAATCAAAGAAAAACCTGAATTTGGAATAATATTATTAGGAAATCAGTTTCATCCATTGGTCCAGGAAATAAAAAATCCTATATGCATTCCTTACGAGGAAATTCCAAATTTTACAAAAGTATATGGAAAATTTATATCTGGAGATATAGAAGGGAAAAAGGTTCTATTTCTAATAGAACCTTTTTCCTCTTATTATGAGGATGAAGAGGAATATACTCCTTTTCCTCTAGTAATGTGTAAAAATATGGGGATAGATAAATTGATATTAATTAATATTTCTGGAGGAGTGAATCCAAACTACAAAACAGGGGATGTAATGTTCGTAAAAGATCATATTAATCTTTTCCCAGAAAGTCCTAATATGAAAAAATTTATGAAGAATAATTTTTTGGGAATAACAGAACCATATGATCAAAAAATGCTTGAAATGGCAGAGAATATAGCCATGAATCATAATATTATCATACAAAAAGGGGTCTACGTGGCTTATCCTTATCCTCATTATAAAACCCATGCAGAATATGCGATGATACGATCCATGGGTGGGGATAGTGTTGGAATGAGTAATATTGTTTCATCCGTAATTACAGCTAGGTGTATGGATTTACGAGTTTTTGCTATATCCATTATGATGGGGTTATCTGAACAAAAGGAATCTTCTGAATCTATCCATTTGATGAAATCATTTTTTCAAGAAACAGAAAAATCCATCCCTCTTTTAATATTGATTGTCAAAGAATTTATCAAACTTTGTTTTTAA
- the murB gene encoding UDP-N-acetylmuramate dehydrogenase, protein MLDIKKNFSLKNFNTFGINVYAHYFVNVKSIEDIQEIFCKYPSIPKLFLGNGSNILFLKNYYQGMVIKIGIKGKKVMNENENQAVVQAFAGENWNEFVGWTIKKGFSGLENLSFIPGTVGAAPIQNIGAYGAEIKDTLLEVQVYETNKGKIRIFTREECQLEYRHSFFKQSHSKNKFLVLSVTFLLRKKNHKLNIYSIEIQEELKKRNIKKPTMYDLSKAILYIRNRKLPNPKKIGNAGSFFMNPIIGILDFKKLKSKYPTITGYSISTNQVKLSASSLIETIGWKGKKQGDVGVYEKQPIVLVNYGRASGMDIYSFSEKITQNIKNKLGLVLSREVNLIR, encoded by the coding sequence ATGTTAGATATTAAAAAAAATTTTTCTCTCAAAAATTTTAATACATTTGGAATAAATGTTTATGCACATTATTTTGTCAATGTGAAAAGTATAGAAGATATACAAGAAATTTTTTGTAAGTACCCATCCATTCCAAAACTTTTTTTGGGAAATGGAAGTAATATTCTTTTTTTAAAGAATTATTATCAAGGAATGGTAATTAAAATTGGGATCAAAGGAAAGAAAGTGATGAATGAAAACGAGAATCAAGCAGTTGTTCAAGCTTTTGCTGGAGAAAATTGGAATGAATTTGTAGGTTGGACTATAAAAAAAGGTTTCAGTGGATTAGAGAATTTATCGTTTATTCCTGGTACGGTTGGAGCCGCTCCAATTCAAAATATTGGAGCCTATGGAGCAGAAATAAAGGATACTTTATTGGAAGTTCAAGTATATGAAACGAATAAGGGAAAAATACGAATTTTCACACGAGAAGAATGTCAACTAGAATATCGTCATTCTTTTTTTAAGCAGTCACATTCCAAGAATAAATTTTTGGTTTTATCTGTTACCTTTCTATTAAGAAAAAAAAATCACAAATTGAACATTTATTCCATTGAAATTCAAGAAGAATTAAAAAAAAGAAATATTAAAAAACCAACTATGTATGATTTAAGTAAGGCTATTCTTTACATTAGAAATAGAAAACTTCCAAACCCAAAAAAAATAGGAAATGCTGGTAGTTTTTTTATGAATCCAATAATAGGGATATTAGATTTTAAAAAATTAAAATCTAAATATCCAACTATTACAGGATATTCTATTTCTACTAATCAAGTGAAACTATCTGCTAGTTCATTGATTGAAACTATAGGATGGAAAGGAAAAAAACAGGGGGATGTAGGTGTATATGAAAAACAACCTATAGTTTTGGTAAACTATGGAAGAGCTAGTGGAATGGATATATATTCTTTTTCAGAAAAAATAACTCAAAATATAAAAAATAAGTTGGGCCTTGTTTTATCAAGGGAAGTGAATCTCATACGATAG
- a CDS encoding YtxH domain-containing protein yields MKKGGSFFWGVILGTMAGLIVGILLAPRKEDKIRNILGKKTEELRDNLQEISKKIGKKVHKIKSNLEEKWKKNKKDKMDKVEEELGT; encoded by the coding sequence ATGAAAAAAGGAGGAAGTTTTTTTTGGGGAGTGATTCTGGGAACAATGGCAGGTTTAATAGTAGGAATTTTGTTAGCTCCAAGAAAAGAGGATAAAATTAGAAATATACTAGGAAAAAAAACAGAAGAACTGAGAGATAATTTACAAGAAATAAGTAAAAAAATAGGAAAAAAAGTACATAAAATTAAATCTAACCTTGAGGAAAAATGGAAAAAAAATAAAAAAGATAAAATGGACAAAGTCGAAGAGGAATTGGGGACTTAA
- the rlmB gene encoding 23S rRNA (guanosine(2251)-2'-O)-methyltransferase RlmB, whose translation MSKLEIIYGIHPLIEAIQSKRSISKLFFQIGWKKKCSPYYKKLISLSKRENIPIQIVPKNKFHQFNNKNHQGVFALLPPIETYFIEDLLPIFYEKGKNPLLLILDRITDVRNFGSIIRTAACSGVDAIIIPKKYTAMIGSDSIKTSSGALFKVPICQEKNIKKTIEYLMKSGLKIVSATEKSNIYWYKIDFSGPTAIIFGNESNGIFPKYLEITSEKAKIPAIHGISSLNVSVACGIILYEVFRQREFK comes from the coding sequence ATGAGTAAATTAGAAATTATTTATGGAATACATCCCTTAATAGAAGCTATTCAATCCAAAAGGAGTATTAGTAAGCTATTTTTCCAAATAGGATGGAAAAAAAAATGTAGTCCTTATTACAAAAAGTTAATTTCTCTCTCCAAGAGAGAAAATATTCCCATTCAGATCGTTCCTAAAAATAAATTTCATCAGTTTAACAATAAAAATCATCAAGGAGTTTTTGCTCTTCTCCCTCCAATAGAAACTTATTTCATAGAAGATTTACTTCCTATATTTTATGAAAAAGGAAAAAACCCACTTTTACTCATTTTAGATCGTATTACGGATGTAAGAAATTTTGGATCTATCATTCGTACTGCTGCGTGTTCTGGTGTAGATGCTATCATTATTCCAAAAAAATATACAGCCATGATTGGCTCTGATTCTATCAAAACTTCTTCAGGAGCTTTATTTAAAGTTCCAATATGTCAAGAAAAAAATATTAAGAAAACTATAGAGTATTTGATGAAATCCGGTTTAAAGATTGTTTCCGCTACAGAAAAATCTAATATCTATTGGTATAAAATAGATTTTTCAGGTCCTACGGCTATCATTTTTGGAAATGAATCTAATGGAATTTTTCCTAAATATTTAGAAATAACCTCCGAAAAGGCAAAAATACCAGCTATACACGGAATATCCTCTTTAAATGTTTCTGTAGCTTGTGGGATTATTTTATATGAAGTATTTCGACAAAGAGAGTTTAAATAA
- the pheS gene encoding phenylalanine--tRNA ligase subunit alpha: MYQKVDQIKKEINCFQAKNSEDSEAFRIKFLGKKKGILTVLFKKLKKIPIQERKILGKIINDLKKEVQKKIQINHFKNFIKDEDENFDPTIPGKSVEIGSIHPISIIKNRIIDVFKKIGFLYVEGPEIEDDWHNFTALNIPIDHPSRDMQDTFFLCKNPDIVLRTHTSSVQIRYMKKNSPPSRILSIGKVYRNETISSRSYFMFHQAEGFYIDKKVSFSDLKQTIHYLITSLFGKVKIRFRPSYFPFTEPSAEVDIYNNHTGWLEIMGCGMIDPQVLKNVNIDSEIYSGFAFGIGIERLALLIYQMDDIRIYFDNDIRFLRQFQSDF, encoded by the coding sequence ATGTATCAAAAAGTGGATCAAATAAAAAAGGAGATAAACTGTTTTCAGGCTAAAAATTCTGAAGATTCAGAAGCCTTCAGAATTAAATTTTTGGGTAAAAAAAAGGGAATTTTGACGGTTTTATTTAAAAAATTAAAAAAAATTCCTATTCAGGAAAGAAAAATTTTGGGTAAAATCATCAATGATTTAAAAAAGGAGGTTCAAAAAAAAATACAAATAAATCATTTTAAAAATTTTATCAAAGATGAAGATGAAAATTTTGATCCTACAATTCCAGGAAAATCTGTAGAAATAGGATCTATACATCCCATATCTATTATAAAAAATAGGATTATAGACGTCTTTAAAAAAATTGGATTTCTTTATGTAGAAGGACCTGAAATTGAAGATGATTGGCATAACTTTACGGCTTTAAATATCCCTATCGATCACCCATCTAGGGATATGCAGGATACCTTTTTTTTATGCAAAAATCCAGATATTGTATTGCGCACACATACTTCCTCTGTACAAATACGATATATGAAAAAGAACAGTCCACCTTCTCGTATTTTATCTATCGGAAAAGTATATAGAAATGAAACGATTTCCTCTCGTTCCTATTTTATGTTTCACCAAGCAGAAGGTTTTTATATCGATAAAAAAGTGTCCTTTTCAGACCTAAAACAAACTATTCATTATTTGATCACCTCTCTTTTTGGAAAAGTAAAAATTAGATTTCGTCCTTCGTATTTTCCATTTACAGAACCTAGTGCAGAAGTGGATATATATAATAATCATACAGGATGGTTAGAGATTATGGGATGTGGGATGATAGATCCACAAGTATTGAAAAACGTAAATATTGATTCAGAAATTTATTCTGGATTTGCTTTTGGTATAGGGATAGAACGTCTTGCATTACTGATTTATCAAATGGATGACATTAGAATTTATTTTGATAATGATATTCGTTTTTTAAGACAATTTCAGAGTGATTTTTAA
- a CDS encoding CvpA family protein — MVGTDIIILIIVLYGACKGYRKGLLSQLFVFIICFFFLYKGINVFHFVSEKLLKKYSKEEPFFTGFSLIISFFFIIFIAFLTKNIIEIIFKITWIKPFDQGFGGLLGLIKYFFYLSIWIFFLKEANKKINLIPYNFFSNSFEKEFQYIFDISRKEFLFFFKKLEELYFLFSNIIQ; from the coding sequence ATGGTTGGCACAGATATCATCATTCTAATTATCGTTTTATATGGTGCATGTAAAGGGTACAGAAAAGGATTACTCTCCCAATTATTTGTATTCATAATATGTTTTTTTTTCCTATACAAAGGAATCAATGTTTTTCACTTTGTTTCAGAAAAATTACTAAAAAAATACAGTAAGGAAGAACCCTTTTTTACAGGTTTTTCTCTAATAATTTCATTTTTTTTTATAATATTTATAGCTTTTTTAACTAAAAACATCATAGAAATAATTTTTAAAATCACATGGATAAAACCTTTTGATCAAGGATTTGGCGGTCTTTTAGGTCTGATAAAATATTTTTTTTATCTATCAATATGGATTTTTTTTCTTAAAGAAGCAAATAAAAAAATAAATTTAATTCCTTATAATTTTTTTTCAAATTCCTTTGAAAAAGAGTTTCAATATATTTTTGATATATCTAGGAAAGAATTTTTGTTTTTTTTTAAAAAATTAGAAGAATTATACTTTCTATTTTCAAATATCATCCAATGA
- a CDS encoding LuxE/PaaK family acyltransferase, translating into MNFQKKIFSIESKKEFEALTLEIFNYQVRNNQIYRNYLQLLKIDPFRINNISEIPFFPISFFKTHCVCSPSKMIPEIIFTSTGTTGIKSKHYVADLLIYRNSICKGFEYFYGPIEKFQFLALVPFYREDSSLIYMMKYFIKKTYKNGSNFISFQKKPPLHYEKNILIFGISLYLLDFLESHRNRDPILDGYNKDHVILMETGGMKGKRKEIIRKELHYLLKKGFGVKNIHSEYGMTELLSQAYAKKNGIFRCPPWMKVYIRDPEDPFIHIENHKIGGIDIIDLSNYLSCPFISTNDLGKKINDEEFEVLGRMDLSDVRGCSLMTF; encoded by the coding sequence ATGAACTTTCAAAAAAAGATTTTTTCTATAGAATCCAAAAAAGAATTTGAAGCTTTAACTTTAGAAATATTCAATTATCAAGTAAGAAATAACCAGATTTACAGAAATTATCTTCAATTATTAAAAATTGATCCATTTCGGATTAACAATATTTCTGAAATTCCATTTTTTCCTATTTCCTTTTTTAAAACTCATTGTGTTTGTAGTCCATCAAAAATGATTCCAGAAATTATTTTTACCAGTACTGGAACGACAGGAATAAAAAGTAAACATTATGTAGCTGATTTACTGATTTATAGAAATAGCATTTGTAAAGGATTTGAATATTTTTATGGTCCCATAGAAAAATTCCAATTTTTAGCTTTAGTTCCTTTCTATAGAGAGGATTCTTCTTTAATTTATATGATGAAATACTTTATCAAAAAAACATATAAAAATGGAAGTAATTTTATTTCTTTTCAAAAAAAACCTCCTCTTCATTATGAAAAAAATATTTTAATTTTTGGGATTAGTCTTTATTTATTAGACTTTTTAGAGTCTCATAGAAATAGGGATCCTATTCTAGATGGATATAATAAAGATCATGTGATTCTCATGGAAACAGGAGGAATGAAGGGGAAAAGAAAAGAAATCATACGAAAAGAATTACATTATCTTTTAAAGAAAGGTTTTGGGGTAAAAAATATTCACTCTGAATATGGAATGACCGAATTGCTTTCTCAAGCATATGCAAAAAAAAACGGAATTTTTAGATGTCCTCCTTGGATGAAAGTATACATCAGAGATCCGGAAGATCCTTTTATCCATATAGAGAACCATAAAATAGGTGGAATTGATATTATTGATTTATCTAATTATTTATCTTGTCCTTTTATTTCTACCAATGATTTAGGAAAAAAAATAAACGATGAGGAATTCGAAGTATTAGGAAGGATGGATTTATCAGACGTACGGGGATGCAGTCTGATGACATTTTAA